A window from Schistosoma haematobium chromosome 1, whole genome shotgun sequence encodes these proteins:
- a CDS encoding hypothetical protein (EggNog:ENOG410VSZR~COG:K) has product MEINKEKEIFFHSDIKLSMDCDISMNNMNNFTLHNESVLDLSLTPNSNENFSQYDRTNSHMPYELTNCTTMYSVISDIKNYYSIEKTLETISSNHCTIGDSIHNTDNIALNSGNYIPNIPTPEQLLTSTEETSYSLHEVRHRAFRHRDDISIGVTILKYRLWWLGHVLRMSSQRIPRRALFADSGTGWKKRRGGQCMTWCRGQINFVNLFRQAWHYYQQYLIQPNYSFHTTYLPTDDYQCYVHNNQLMFTSSEPSNILISQYNATHYHSNDSECPSKPSIHLIPDTKENNIPISNYSTSVISTDKNGKITSNGSESPGDKPRQYRKARAYFHPKQMNCLESFFQKNPYLSTKDREYLSRKLNLSEDRIRTWFQNRRMREKRKPGINYDSDNSSMNSIAKIDYS; this is encoded by the exons ATGGAAATTAATAAAGAAAAAGAGATTTTCTTTCATTCTGATATCAAATTATCTATGGATTgtgatatttcaatgaataatatgaataattttacaTTACATAATGAATCTGTATTGGATTTATCATTAACACcaaattcaaatgaaaatttttCACAATATGATAGAACAAATTCACATATGCCATATGAATTAACAAATTGTACTACAATGTATTCTGTTATATCAGATATCaaaaattattattctattGAAAAAACTTTAGAAACGATATCATCAAATCATTGTACTATTGGTGATAGTATtcataatactgataatattgCATTGAATTCTggaaattatattccaaatatcCCAACACCTGAACAATTATTAACGTCAACTGAAGAAACTTCTTACAGTTTACATG aggttcggcatcgtgcgTTCAGGCACAGAGATGATATTTCAATTGGTGTCACAATCTTGAAATATcgactttggtggcttggacatgttctacgaatgtcgtctcagagaattcctcgtcgtgcattatttgccgactctgggactggttggaagaagcggagaggtggtcagtgtatgacatggtgtcgtg GTCAGataaattttgtaaatttatttcgTCAAGCATGGCATTACTACCAACAATATTTGATACAACCAAATTACTCATTTCATACAACTTATCTACCTACAGATGATTATCAATGTTATGTACATAATAATCAACTAATGTTTACTAGTTCTGAACcatcaaatatattaatttcacAATACAATGCTACACATTATCACAGTAATGATTCTGAATGTCCATCAAAACCATCAATACACTTAATTCCTGACactaaagaaaataatataCCTATATCAAATTATTCCACATCTGTTATAAGTACAGATAAAAATGGTAAGATTACTTCGAATGGTTCTGAATCTCCAGGAGATAAACCTCGTCAATATCGTAAAGCAAGAGCATATTTTCATCCAAAGCAAATGAATTGTTTAGAATCATTTTTCCAAAAAAATCCTTATTTATCGACAAAAGATCGTGAATATTTATCTAGAAAACTGAATCTTTCAGAAGACAGA